From the Glycine max cultivar Williams 82 chromosome 11, Glycine_max_v4.0, whole genome shotgun sequence genome, the window GAAAACGAAGCAAAGACTATTGCTGTACAAAGCATACAAGGTTCTGACTTCTATGTATCTGATTACTGCAAATTTTCAATGAGCTGAGAATTATTTTGCAATACATTAAGCTTGATCATGTTTACCTTCTGATCAAATTGTCTTAGTTTAGATAATTCACAAAGTACATCAAGATTGAGGCGGCTTAATACATTCATCTTTCACCATACATCCCATCCTTGGAGTCATCACAAAATTCTTGTTTGGCTGGTACTCTACGCAGTCATTTTTTTCTGTCTTATCCTCTTTAGGCGTGAGATATATGAAATTGCATTAAATATTGTATCTACTCATGGTTTACTATTACTTGTTGTTCTTATTTCATTGTTTGAGCTAAAATTATTGAATCGATTGATTTCATGAATCATATCTTAATTCCAAAAGAAACAAATCAATCCAAATGTACTTCTGTTTTAGATAAACTGTAGTACATCAACTATGATAACTgctcaattaaaattcttttcccCTCAACATGTTCTGTACAGATTGTTTCCAACTAGAGAAGAGTGCCAGTGTACTATGTGCTTGACACTTGCCACAATTTGTCTCCTGCATAAGCTTTTTAAAAGCAGCACGCCAGCAAAAtggaatttttttctcttagcaTATAGATTTTTGACACTTTTTTAAAGCAGCtgtaaaaaaaaggtttttggCACTTTCAGTAGCAATTTCCTTGGCTTCTTAGGATACTGATGAACCTGTATTGCAGCTATGTTTCAGCCGCCAATTTTGGAGTTCCATCCACAGAGCTGATTACATGGCATTGCGCTTAGGCTTCATTACTGTGAGTAAATTTTTTGTCAAAGCATAACACTATCTTCCATCAAATAAAAAGTGTAGATAGGCACTAAGTCCATAGTTATAGCTTTTTGAACTGAAAGACTAACAGCACCAAGTTGATGGAGGAAATTAATGGAGATATTGAATTTCTTTACTATAGTACATGTTATAAATTTTTGCAAAATTGCACCtaactgaaaacaaaaaaagagaaagctaATGATTAATGACTCATAGATATGAGTGGACCAGTATTAACTCTTTTCCCTGCTTTCTCATTGTGCAAAAGGAATGTGAAAATGAAGAACTGAAGATAACAATTTCACCTTTCAGTTTACTAGctaatatttctttcttttcttctttattccGGTGTTCTATAGAATCATGGTCTTCCCACAACATACGACTTCCACAACTATATGCTTCGAAGCATGGATGAGGAATTTCGTGACATAGTTGGTGTTAGGTACAGTTTCTTTATTCGGATGAATGTAGTGgctttatttatcttattaaattttCTACTGTCATACTAATTAGATTTTTAAGATTGCTATTAGCTTAATTGAATAGGGGAATACTTTTTACTATTAGATATATTttgcaactttttattttatttttgtgttactTTTATTTCTGGttagtgaaaataaatttgatagcTTCTGAACTTGTTTTGCAGTGTGCTTCTCTGGGTATATGCCATCTGctgtatttttctaaattttcacGGTAAGTTTCAGTAAGTTTTAGCTTAAAAGTATGTTGCTCAAATTTGATCTCGAGCAACTTGGTGAATACAGCtatcaaaaattcaaaataagctCCCACTTTAGTAAACATCTTCTTCCTTGAATTTGGACAAAAAACTCTGGCAGAGCTATCaccaaaaatcatattattataGCTACTCCTTTATAAAGAGGCTGGTGCAGTGGTGCAGTTTTATGATAACCTGGTGATAACTGATAATAGCAGCCATATTTGTGGAGGTCTTGTGATGATGAAAGCTATAATTCTATTCTTGACTAGTAAACATGTTTATGGTCTTGTTTAACACTGGCATAGTGTTCTGTTTCTGAAATATTATGCTAGTTTCATTCGTGGACCTCGTGTGAAACTAAACTCCATAAATTTCATTCAGGAAGCAACTTTTACTTCTGGCTGTCCTTCGTTCCAGCAATTGTAAGTCCTGATAATGTCTGCTAAAGCTTTTCCACTTACCATCTATTAGTTGTTACATTTCACtaatgaattttcttttattgacttGCATTTTAGTTGATCCTTATCATTGGTACTAAATTGCATCGAGTGGTAGTAAAGTTGGCTGTTGAAATAATAAATCGTTGCCCAAATATGAAACCTCACCAGTTTAACTTAAGAGATGAGCTCTTTTGGTTTGGAAAGCCCAGGTTTCTGTTACGGTTAATTCAATTGATATCCTTCTTGGTAAGTAatgttttgtttccattttgcttttcattgctgatatatttcttaatttccttttcccttttgtTATCTTTCAGAATGCATTTGAAATGGCAACATTCTTATGGTCCCTGGTAAGAAACAGGCATGGTTTTCATATTGCATAACTCTAGGTAATAGGTAGTGTACCATAAGTATGTTAGTTCTCCAACACCTTTCCATGCTGCTATATCTCGGTTTGTAATTTTATGGACTAACCATATTGCCATAACTTTTTTTGGCTTTGGTTAAAGTAAGGACTTGGCAAAAATTGGATATATGCATAATCTTATAATTGTTGTCTTTATATTTGGGTTCAGTGGGAAATTAAAGATCCTTCTTGCTTCATGAGCAACCGAACGTTTATTGTGATCCGGTTATCATTCGGGTATTCATTACTTTTTGTCAATGCTCTTACTCTTTCTACAGATTAAATTGAATTACAATTCCAACAAAATCAAATGTACTTTTGCTCTTTTGTTGCCACAGGGTCACCTCCCAAGTCTGGTGCAGCTTTATAACGTTTCCTCTCTATGTTATCATCACACAGGTCAACTTCCTGTTCTTTTTGctggagataaaaaaaatattttggagcCTGCACTGCTGCACCAAACAGTTAATAATCAGCTGAGAAATGTTATTAACACACTAAGTGACACACTCGCTTATACACTATtatcaattgaaatttattgaaaatcacgGACTTGTATAGgtcttattttgtatttaatgaatatttatgattttgtagtttttaataaatcttaGAGTCGTGCTAACTAGTGTCTAATGGTTAAGGAATCAATAAGTagaaagtttttatattaagatTGGCAGATTGCATTGGAGATCAGTAGATCACGGTGGGATGCACTGTTACACTTTCCAATAGAAACTAGTACTACTTTTCATTACTTAATCAGTGTCCTTGGTTAACATTTTTCTgttttaaccaataataaaaaGTGTGTTAGCATTTCTTATAAAGTTGTTTGAAAAACTTGATTCTTAAGATAgtaacttaaatatttatttgtcttGCGCCTAACAACTTAGGCCTTTGGGAGTTGTGTGTGATGACTTACTAATAGGTCCTTGTTACATCTCCCTTTACTCTTCTTTTACACCAGAACATGTGCAATTGCACTCTCACACATTTAATCCCTCATAAAATCTTGGTTATGTGAATGCAGATGGGGTCAAGGTTCAAGAAGACCGTGGTCTCTGAAAATGTGAGGAAATCACTCTCTAAATGGCAGAGAAGAGTGAAGGAGAAACAAAGTTCCACTTGTGCAGTCCTTACTACAACATCACCATCATCATTGAATTCTTTGATGTATGGAACTGACAAGTCTAATTCCCGTGCCTCGATCAGTGAGGAAGGAAGCTCATCAGGGACTAAAGATATTTGTCTCTCTTATCTTGATCATGTGTCAAAGACCAAAGGAAATGCACCATTTCCAAGTTATGAAAATGATCATGATGTAATCCATGATTCATCTCCCCCTCCTTTGTCTTGAGATTGCTTTGCTAGCGCTGTGGACACTGGACAGTGGGATGAATTAAATTGGAATGCTTATTATATAAGTTCATAACTATctccctttcattttttatttagtgcATCTAAAACCTACCGTATCTACCCTTAACACAATCATTTAGTTTGGTGGTAAATTCTATGTTTTATTAtcagataatattttattataacatttttaaatatgctTATTAGTCACttgaaaattaagaaacatatttattaacattataAAATGCCTAAAACTATCAAGATGCCCTGCTTATGGCTAGTAACTAAAATGAGGCCACCAAAAATTTCTTTGGCTAGCCTATTCAATAcgtaaaaactaataaaagcaTATCtgcaaataatacaaatatgcaATATATATACAATCTAAAAGTCACTTtctcataatataatattttttaaaaaatatagtaaaaatacAACCTACTCACTCGTGTATAGGAGGGTAATAATAAAATCCACACCGTTAACAAAGATTTCAGCAAAAAATTTCAACTTCAATTCGCAcaatgaagaaaaacaaaaaagaggagACAACTTCAATTTGCACAATGCAGCTTGTATTGATGTGTTTGGATACACATTGGATCCACGATCCATGTTGAACGgaaaaattacattttccaaAGCAAGAATGTCAAAGCAATTATGTTTGTAGCTTTCATTTGAAAGTCTACTAACATTTGATTCAATTGTTTCCTAAACACTATATTGCTAGCCAAGTTTAGTATTAATGAGTGAATCTGTCATGCAAAATTCATGTGTGTGTATGGTGTGATGTGAGTGAGAGAAAGACGAAGGAAGATAAAGCATAAGGAGTTTATTTATGTTGTGTGTGCTTGGTAAGGTTAGAAATCAACCATGGTTAAATAGGTGGTGGTAAATCAGTGATCGATGGTGGTTTTTATTGTCTGGTTTACGACCACCGCGATAGTTGTGATCCCGAGTAGTAATAGCATGACATGTGGGCAAGTGGGAATGGTCAATAATAGCAAAGGTTAATGACAATTGCCTAAATAGAAAAATGaactttaaaaaagttaatcaaTTTATCTACAAGATCATGTAGATCACATTTAATCAAATTGTAAacaatcaaattgaaaaaataaaccaTTGATGAAAAATCTTCCACGCTGAAAATGATAACGCCCTTTGTATTTACCCAAGAAATTGATGTGGGAAGAATTCCTTGATCAACGCTTCAACAATGAGTCTCCCAAAAGCTTTAACCATATGTTCACAAAGTAATCCACTATGGTTTTGGAATTTGAGAAATAGATGTCATTTCACCTTTCAAACTCAAGGAGATCTTCCCAATCATGTGGAGTATAACAACAAG encodes:
- the LOC100807014 gene encoding MLO-like protein 4 is translated as MGEENGEGRSLAETPTYAVATVITVLVSLSFLFQGTLKKLVKWLDRTKRKSLLSALDKIKEELMLFGLLSLLMGHWIIFVAKICVKSSVLSSTFFPCAMEKNSVKRFVGLGSEPSNKTVLKGQMNNGLHNYCPEGHESLASYESLEQLHRFVFVLGITHITYSFIAVALAMIKIYSWRTWENEAKTIAVQSIQDNSQSTSRLRRLNTFIFHHTSHPWSHHKILVWLLCFSRQFWSSIHRADYMALRLGFITNHGLPTTYDFHNYMLRSMDEEFRDIVGVSVLLWVYAICCIFLNFHGSNFYFWLSFVPAILILIIGTKLHRVVVKLAVEIINRCPNMKPHQFNLRDELFWFGKPRFLLRLIQLISFLNAFEMATFLWSLWEIKDPSCFMSNRTFIVIRLSFGVTSQVWCSFITFPLYVIITQMGSRFKKTVVSENVRKSLSKWQRRVKEKQSSTCAVLTTTSPSSLNSLMYGTDKSNSRASISEEGSSSGTKDICLSYLDHVSKTKGNAPFPSYENDHDVIHDSSPPPLS